One genomic region from Cytobacillus sp. IB215665 encodes:
- a CDS encoding diacylglycerol kinase family lipid kinase, with translation MKILFFIVNIAAGNGKAKTIWNEVKHELGKQNIEYRSFLTNSPGHAEQLVKGIVKRHPWKVAGIVVVGGDGTMHEVINGLAGFSKINVGFISAGSGNDFARGFSVPQAPLEALKHIIDDKESSYSLFDLGQYTISNPLKKLRYFVNNLGVGFDAEVASKANKSHLKKRLNKIGFGSLIYVIILIQTLFTYKRSDVTITIDGNIHRFKNVWFMTVSNQAYYGGGMKISPRALPNDGILDVTIVHNVSRIKLLAVFMSVFFGLHTKFKGVNMKSGKCIDISSRDSLLVHADGEIVGMSPVNVKIQNKAVSFYTTHSVGKSHGEIIRSE, from the coding sequence ATGAAAATTCTTTTTTTTATTGTAAATATTGCAGCTGGAAACGGCAAAGCAAAAACAATCTGGAACGAGGTCAAACATGAGCTCGGAAAACAAAATATCGAATATCGATCTTTTTTGACGAACTCACCTGGACATGCAGAGCAGTTGGTGAAAGGGATTGTTAAGAGACATCCGTGGAAGGTTGCTGGCATTGTTGTAGTTGGTGGTGATGGAACAATGCATGAAGTAATTAACGGTTTAGCAGGCTTTTCTAAGATAAATGTAGGCTTTATTTCGGCAGGATCAGGAAATGATTTTGCGAGGGGCTTTTCAGTTCCTCAAGCACCATTAGAGGCTCTAAAACATATAATAGATGATAAAGAATCAAGTTATTCTTTATTTGATTTAGGGCAATATACCATAAGTAACCCTCTAAAGAAATTACGATACTTTGTTAATAATTTGGGGGTTGGCTTTGATGCTGAAGTTGCTAGCAAAGCGAATAAATCGCACTTAAAAAAACGCTTAAATAAAATTGGCTTCGGATCACTTATATACGTCATAATTCTAATACAAACTTTATTTACTTATAAAAGATCAGATGTAACTATTACGATAGATGGAAATATTCATCGTTTTAAAAATGTCTGGTTTATGACTGTTTCCAATCAAGCATATTATGGTGGAGGGATGAAAATATCTCCACGTGCACTACCAAATGATGGAATATTAGATGTAACAATTGTTCATAATGTATCACGTATAAAGTTATTAGCGGTATTTATGAGCGTGTTTTTTGGTCTGCACACAAAGTTTAAAGGAGTAAATATGAAATCAGGTAAGTGTATTGATATTTCAAGTAGAGACTCACTTTTAGTACATGCTGACGGAGAGATAGTAGGCATGTCACCAGTAAATGTAAAAATACAGAACAAAGCAGTCTCCTTTTATACGACTCACTCTGTAGGAAAATCACATGGAGAAATAATTAGGAGTGAATGA
- a CDS encoding DUF1444 domain-containing protein gives MDSNKMRNKLTERLSRPNWNIVYDREKDNLRIEDVKTKKGLTVSLPGIISKWENEKEKAIDEVVYYIEESLTVMNEQLHLEGKEKNIFPVIRSTSFPTKSNEDSKLVFDDHTAETRIFYALDLGKTYRLIDEKMLDQENWNIDQIREIARFNVRSLDVPVKEDQVANNIYYFVNSNDGYDASRILNERLLQTFDDKIEGTMVVAVPHQDVLIIADVRNETGYDVLAQMTMSFFSNGRVPITALSFLYEQGDLEPIFILGKNKRQH, from the coding sequence ATGGACAGTAACAAAATGAGAAATAAGCTTACTGAAAGATTATCCCGTCCCAATTGGAACATAGTTTACGATCGTGAAAAGGATAATCTACGTATAGAAGATGTAAAAACAAAAAAAGGGCTGACTGTTTCATTACCTGGAATTATATCAAAATGGGAAAATGAGAAAGAAAAGGCGATCGATGAGGTTGTTTATTATATCGAGGAATCGTTAACAGTTATGAATGAGCAGCTGCATCTAGAAGGGAAAGAAAAGAATATTTTCCCGGTCATTCGCTCAACATCTTTTCCAACGAAATCAAATGAAGATTCTAAGTTAGTATTTGATGACCATACAGCGGAAACACGAATCTTTTATGCACTCGATTTAGGAAAGACATATCGGTTAATAGATGAAAAAATGTTAGATCAAGAAAATTGGAATATTGATCAAATAAGAGAAATTGCAAGATTTAATGTGCGATCTTTAGACGTCCCAGTTAAAGAAGATCAAGTTGCTAATAATATTTACTATTTTGTTAATTCTAATGATGGTTATGATGCTAGCAGGATATTAAACGAGCGACTTTTACAAACATTTGATGATAAAATAGAAGGCACGATGGTTGTTGCAGTACCACACCAAGACGTATTAATTATAGCAGATGTTAGAAATGAAACTGGGTATGATGTACTAGCTCAAATGACTATGAGCTTCTTCTCTAATGGGAGAGTCCCTATAACTGCACTTTCCTTTTTATATGAACAAGGAGATTTAGAACCGATATTTATTTTAGGGAAAAATAAGCGACAACATTAA
- a CDS encoding NERD domain-containing protein — protein sequence MGQLIKLQDYVSRYEIDTYRYPSQYIRMKKQQWNGIRVAWENGDLAAKEDFDHENDTGWDSLLDNKDDNILLKLKSMFQRKQRDSQINNNLVNHEENNDNKVEWRLFHKDNSPETLEELMQLFLDRLFQIQLKWASSTIREKSLIDRDFFHNQEIKFFLQRFPDTFLVLYKPIFLAKQAPVEFDIVVITPIQTYCIALLEDEKDSVFIGSHKRFWLKKHEGKDNKVLSPTISLNRMEKIIRNIYDIHEIEMPVKKIILNRSGYVDYLDKPIDLEIIEKRNYNDWFNQQRKMVSPLKHIQLKAAQSLLSYCQTSSIKRYEWEDDHTDLMKLT from the coding sequence ATGGGACAACTTATAAAACTTCAAGATTATGTTTCACGATATGAAATTGATACTTATCGTTATCCAAGTCAATATATTAGAATGAAAAAGCAGCAATGGAATGGAATTCGGGTAGCTTGGGAAAACGGAGATTTAGCTGCAAAGGAAGATTTTGATCATGAAAATGATACTGGCTGGGATTCTTTACTAGATAATAAAGATGACAATATTCTATTGAAGTTAAAATCTATGTTTCAACGTAAGCAAAGGGATTCTCAAATAAATAATAACTTAGTTAATCATGAGGAGAATAATGATAATAAGGTTGAATGGCGGCTGTTTCATAAAGACAATAGTCCTGAAACATTAGAAGAGTTAATGCAACTATTTCTAGACCGTTTGTTCCAGATTCAACTAAAGTGGGCTAGTTCAACGATTCGAGAAAAGTCGTTAATTGATCGAGATTTTTTTCATAATCAAGAAATTAAATTTTTCCTTCAAAGATTTCCTGATACGTTCTTAGTTTTATATAAGCCTATTTTTTTAGCAAAGCAGGCACCTGTTGAATTTGATATTGTCGTTATTACTCCTATTCAAACGTATTGTATTGCATTATTAGAAGATGAAAAAGACAGTGTATTTATTGGTTCCCACAAACGGTTTTGGCTAAAAAAACATGAGGGAAAAGATAATAAAGTGTTATCACCTACAATATCTTTAAATCGAATGGAAAAAATCATACGAAACATATATGATATTCATGAAATTGAGATGCCGGTTAAAAAAATAATATTGAATCGTTCTGGATATGTTGATTATCTTGATAAACCAATCGATCTTGAAATCATTGAAAAAAGAAATTATAACGATTGGTTTAATCAGCAAAGAAAGATGGTTTCACCGTTAAAACATATTCAATTGAAGGCGGCTCAGTCATTATTGTCCTATTGTCAAACGTCATCTATCAAACGCTATGAATGGGAAGATGATCATACAGATCTAATGAAATTAACATAG
- the pulA gene encoding type I pullulanase, which yields MLQIRRTYEAFLDEMNLITIIMPKIYRQGLSNSFTLQGDEDVNEQLQICSTFDDNLYIKYECKAACQIEVGKSYAVYDDEGCSTDLQVGAVIRTSEFDELYAYDGNDLGVTFSKKYSLFKLWAPSATKVKLKITNPIDNEKKYYEMNRGNHGVWDILIHDDLEGVYYSYLVCVNLIWKEAIDPYAVAISVNSEYGVIVDFKKTAVQDYELPPLEHATDAVIYEIHTRDFSTHPNSGINEKGKYKGLIASQTSESSGSYTGFSYLVDLGITHVELMPCNDFAGVDDLTPEKTYNWGYNPLHYNAPEGSYSSNPQNPYNRINELKKVITTFHKNGLRVVLDVVYNHVYIREQSSFEKIVPGYFFRHDENGLPSNGTGVGNDIASERRMVRKFIIDSVLFWLNEYHIDGFRFDLMGILDVDTMNRIRTAVDEIDSSIILFGEGWDLPTSLPTEMKATIQNAKKLPRIGHFNDQFRDRIKGSTFKLEDKGFSLGNSFQLDKVKEVITGSISYNQAKIGMFDEPVQSINYVESHDNHTMWDKMLKSNADENEETRMKRQRLATAIVLLSQGIPFVHSGQEFFRTKLGVENSYKSPDEINWLDWDRKVIYESSVRYTKGLLLLRKKHRAFRFPESSLIRKHLKFITDNDQVIAYQLLDVAKYGPWAYITVIHNSSKDEQLVKIDSGEVWEAVCHGDKTGITPLIKMTGNQIIVPSISTLVLIRN from the coding sequence TTGTTACAGATTAGACGTACCTACGAGGCATTTTTAGATGAAATGAATTTGATCACGATTATTATGCCAAAAATATATAGACAAGGGTTGTCTAACTCTTTTACACTCCAAGGTGACGAGGATGTTAACGAACAATTACAAATATGTTCTACATTTGATGATAATTTGTATATAAAGTATGAATGTAAAGCAGCTTGTCAGATAGAAGTCGGTAAATCATATGCTGTTTATGATGATGAAGGCTGTAGTACTGATTTACAGGTTGGGGCTGTTATTAGAACATCTGAATTTGATGAGCTATATGCTTATGATGGGAATGATTTAGGAGTTACATTTTCTAAAAAATATTCACTGTTTAAATTATGGGCTCCAAGTGCAACGAAGGTGAAATTAAAAATAACGAATCCCATTGATAACGAGAAGAAATATTACGAGATGAATCGTGGAAATCATGGAGTATGGGATATATTAATACATGATGACCTAGAAGGTGTATATTACTCATACCTTGTTTGTGTAAATCTTATATGGAAGGAAGCCATCGATCCGTATGCTGTAGCTATATCTGTAAATAGTGAGTATGGTGTCATTGTCGATTTTAAAAAAACAGCTGTGCAAGATTATGAATTGCCACCTTTAGAGCATGCAACAGACGCGGTTATTTATGAAATCCATACACGGGATTTTTCTACACATCCTAATAGCGGTATTAACGAGAAAGGTAAGTATAAAGGACTAATTGCATCACAAACTTCTGAAAGTAGTGGTTCATATACAGGATTTTCTTACTTGGTAGATTTAGGTATTACACATGTAGAACTAATGCCTTGTAATGATTTTGCTGGTGTGGATGATCTTACTCCAGAAAAAACATATAATTGGGGATACAATCCACTACACTATAATGCTCCAGAAGGTAGCTATTCTAGTAATCCTCAAAATCCTTACAATCGTATTAATGAGTTAAAAAAAGTAATTACTACTTTTCATAAAAATGGCTTAAGAGTCGTGTTGGATGTCGTATATAATCACGTATATATTCGAGAACAATCATCGTTCGAAAAAATCGTGCCAGGGTATTTTTTTCGACACGATGAGAATGGTCTTCCATCAAATGGAACGGGTGTTGGCAATGATATTGCATCAGAACGAAGAATGGTGAGAAAGTTCATTATTGACTCTGTTCTCTTTTGGCTTAATGAGTACCATATTGATGGCTTTCGTTTTGATTTAATGGGTATTTTAGATGTTGATACGATGAATAGAATTAGAACAGCTGTAGATGAGATTGATTCAAGTATCATTTTATTCGGAGAAGGCTGGGATTTACCAACATCCCTGCCAACTGAAATGAAAGCTACAATACAAAATGCAAAAAAACTCCCTAGAATTGGACATTTCAATGACCAATTTAGAGACCGTATAAAAGGTAGTACTTTTAAACTTGAAGATAAAGGGTTTTCTTTAGGTAATAGCTTTCAACTTGATAAGGTTAAGGAAGTTATTACGGGAAGTATAAGCTATAATCAAGCTAAGATAGGTATGTTTGATGAACCTGTACAATCAATTAATTATGTAGAATCACACGATAATCATACGATGTGGGATAAAATGCTTAAAAGCAACGCAGATGAAAATGAAGAAACTCGAATGAAAAGGCAGCGCTTAGCTACAGCAATCGTCCTTTTATCGCAAGGTATTCCATTTGTCCATAGCGGACAGGAATTTTTTCGTACTAAATTGGGTGTTGAAAATAGTTATAAATCACCTGATGAAATCAATTGGCTAGACTGGGATAGAAAAGTCATATATGAATCGAGTGTGCGTTATACGAAAGGTTTGCTGTTACTCCGAAAAAAGCATCGGGCCTTTCGATTTCCTGAATCCAGTCTAATTAGAAAACATTTAAAATTTATTACAGATAATGATCAAGTAATTGCTTACCAATTACTTGATGTTGCTAAATACGGTCCGTGGGCATATATTACTGTTATACACAATAGTAGTAAAGATGAACAATTGGTTAAAATAGATAGTGGAGAGGTTTGGGAAGCTGTTTGTCATGGGGATAAAACAGGTATTACACCGCTTATAAAAATGACAGGAAATCAAATAATCGTACCATCAATTAGTACATTGGTATTAATTCGTAATTAG
- a CDS encoding PepSY domain-containing protein, producing MGWKKFILGIGVGLAGAYVVQNSMSNTLISPEKALKIAKDAFKENGSINGSWINMSPKSIKKDHINYRVYEGGISRNEDGQSTQYTFIVDAQTGTILEVV from the coding sequence ATGGGTTGGAAAAAGTTTATTCTTGGTATTGGTGTTGGACTAGCAGGAGCGTATGTTGTTCAAAATTCAATGTCAAACACTTTAATATCACCTGAAAAAGCGCTAAAGATAGCGAAAGACGCTTTTAAGGAAAATGGTAGTATTAATGGGTCTTGGATCAATATGTCGCCAAAGAGTATAAAAAAGGATCATATTAATTACAGAGTATATGAGGGCGGTATTAGTAGAAATGAGGATGGACAAAGCACACAATATACATTTATTGTAGATGCACAAACAGGTACTATATTAGAAGTAGTTTAA
- a CDS encoding phosphotransferase family protein codes for MEHILGNEWEIYPAGGATGEAYFARFNERKLFLKRNSSPFLAVLSAEGIVPKLVWTKRMANGDVITAQQWLNGRELKHADMIDIRVVDLLQKIHNSTELLRMLTRLEKKPLLPEMIINELLIYFPIEETEIPDIKFALTFLQKELPAIEYNNKVVCHCDINHNNWLLSETNELYLIDWDGAMIADPAIDIGMLLYRYIPKHEWSSWLERYGIELTSNLHARMKWYVIAQTLMSIHWYKTKNKEKEFQNWLSYLNELLYIDK; via the coding sequence TTGGAGCATATATTAGGTAATGAGTGGGAGATATATCCTGCTGGTGGAGCAACTGGAGAAGCATACTTTGCTCGATTCAATGAACGAAAATTATTTTTAAAACGTAATTCTTCACCATTTCTAGCTGTGTTATCAGCTGAAGGAATCGTACCTAAGTTGGTATGGACAAAACGTATGGCAAATGGTGATGTAATTACAGCTCAACAATGGTTGAACGGTCGCGAGTTAAAGCATGCGGATATGATTGATATTAGAGTTGTGGATTTATTACAGAAAATTCATAACTCGACAGAATTATTACGGATGCTTACACGGTTAGAGAAAAAACCACTGTTACCAGAGATGATTATAAATGAACTGTTAATTTATTTTCCTATTGAAGAAACAGAAATTCCGGACATCAAGTTTGCATTAACATTTTTACAGAAAGAGCTTCCAGCTATAGAATACAATAATAAAGTTGTTTGTCATTGCGATATTAATCATAATAATTGGTTATTATCTGAAACAAATGAACTTTATTTAATTGATTGGGATGGAGCGATGATAGCTGATCCTGCTATTGATATTGGCATGTTATTGTATCGTTATATTCCAAAGCATGAATGGAGCTCATGGCTTGAGCGTTACGGAATAGAACTGACTTCAAATTTACATGCAAGAATGAAGTGGTACGTTATCGCTCAAACATTAATGTCTATACATTGGTATAAAACGAAGAATAAAGAAAAAGAATTTCAAAACTGGTTAAGCTATTTAAATGAACTTTTATATATAGATAAATAA
- the thpR gene encoding RNA 2',3'-cyclic phosphodiesterase, translating to MGRKPHYFLAIGLPDETKRELYLNKEKIKYHFPFKSWVHEQDYHITLAFLGSIEDPQQLLALTEKVSIIAEQYNRFMLELTSFGTFGQDEHPRILWYGIHNNETLFLLQKDIYKACIELGFLLDTRPYSPHITIGRKWRGEKIFNIKTLNNASWLLTNHKVFKVNQLSLYQTDIESIPKYKPIKFFSLENNRK from the coding sequence ATGGGTAGAAAACCACATTATTTTTTGGCAATTGGCTTACCAGATGAAACGAAAAGAGAATTATATTTAAATAAAGAAAAAATTAAATATCATTTTCCTTTTAAGTCGTGGGTTCATGAACAGGATTATCATATTACATTAGCATTTTTAGGAAGTATAGAAGATCCGCAGCAATTATTAGCATTGACAGAAAAAGTTTCAATAATCGCTGAACAATACAATCGCTTCATGCTTGAGCTTACGTCTTTCGGTACATTTGGACAAGATGAACATCCACGCATTTTATGGTATGGAATACATAACAATGAAACTCTTTTTTTGCTGCAGAAGGATATATACAAAGCATGTATTGAACTAGGTTTCTTACTAGATACACGCCCGTATTCCCCTCATATTACTATAGGGAGGAAATGGAGGGGTGAAAAAATATTTAATATAAAAACGCTAAACAACGCGTCATGGCTTTTAACTAATCATAAGGTATTTAAAGTCAATCAACTTTCACTCTATCAGACCGATATAGAAAGCATACCAAAATATAAGCCGATCAAGTTTTTTTCGCTTGAAAATAATCGTAAATAA
- a CDS encoding YtzH-like family protein, giving the protein MPLDQNHQINLLKDILENHLSDCCGTVSECEQVERLVKSLMNSSNSQLELNNTFENIYNYSQSGKNSQNLENHISTHQQELSQWVDDITQLT; this is encoded by the coding sequence ATGCCTCTAGACCAAAATCATCAAATAAATTTATTAAAAGATATTTTAGAAAACCATCTATCCGATTGCTGTGGGACTGTTTCAGAATGTGAACAAGTAGAACGTCTTGTTAAGTCTTTAATGAATAGCTCAAACAGTCAATTAGAGTTGAATAATACATTCGAGAACATATATAATTACAGCCAAAGCGGAAAGAACAGCCAAAATTTAGAAAATCATATTTCTACACATCAACAAGAGTTGTCTCAATGGGTTGATGACATTACACAATTAACATAA
- a CDS encoding M42 family metallopeptidase, translating into MNKDTLDLFKTLTELPGAPGNEHAVRNFMRQEIEKYSDEIVQDGLGSIFGVRRGDKNGPTIMVAGHMDEVGFMVTQITSSGLIRFQTLGGWWSQVLLAQRVQVITDNGPVIGVISSISPHLLEEEQRNKPMKIKDMLIDIGADNREDALEIGIRPGQQIVPFSQFTPMANNKKILAKAWDNRYGCGLSIELLKELKGEQLPNVLFSGATVQEEVGLRGAQTAANMIKPDLFFALDASAANDTTGDKNAFGHLGQGALLRIFDRSMITHRGMREFVLDTAESNNIPYQFFVMPTGGTDAGRVHMSNNGVPSAVIGICSRYIHTHGSIIHVDDYAAAKELIVTLVKACDQTTVDTIRNNS; encoded by the coding sequence ATGAATAAAGACACACTAGATTTGTTTAAAACTTTAACGGAATTGCCAGGAGCACCTGGGAATGAGCATGCAGTTCGTAATTTTATGCGACAAGAAATTGAAAAATATTCAGATGAAATTGTTCAAGATGGACTCGGTAGTATTTTTGGTGTTAGGAGAGGAGATAAGAATGGTCCAACGATAATGGTAGCGGGCCATATGGACGAAGTAGGCTTTATGGTAACCCAAATTACTTCTAGTGGACTTATTCGTTTTCAAACACTAGGTGGTTGGTGGAGTCAAGTGTTACTTGCACAACGTGTACAGGTAATCACTGACAATGGTCCAGTCATTGGTGTAATTAGCTCAATTTCACCACATTTGTTGGAAGAGGAACAAAGAAATAAACCAATGAAAATAAAGGATATGCTAATCGATATTGGTGCAGACAATAGAGAGGATGCTTTGGAAATTGGAATTAGACCAGGTCAACAGATTGTGCCTTTCTCTCAATTCACACCTATGGCAAATAATAAGAAGATACTGGCTAAGGCATGGGATAATCGGTATGGATGTGGACTTTCGATTGAATTATTAAAGGAGCTAAAAGGTGAGCAATTACCTAATGTCCTTTTTTCAGGTGCAACCGTTCAAGAAGAGGTTGGATTAAGAGGTGCACAAACAGCCGCAAATATGATAAAACCAGACCTCTTTTTTGCTTTAGATGCCAGTGCTGCCAATGATACTACAGGGGATAAAAATGCATTTGGGCATCTTGGACAGGGAGCACTTCTCAGAATATTTGATCGCTCTATGATCACACATCGTGGTATGAGAGAATTTGTTTTAGATACAGCAGAATCAAATAACATCCCTTATCAATTTTTTGTTATGCCGACAGGTGGTACAGATGCAGGGAGAGTCCACATGTCTAATAATGGTGTACCTTCAGCTGTCATTGGAATATGTTCACGTTATATTCATACTCACGGTTCGATTATTCATGTCGATGATTATGCTGCAGCCAAAGAGCTAATAGTAACATTAGTAAAAGCGTGTGATCAAACAACGGTTGATACAATACGTAATAATAGCTAG
- the trmB gene encoding tRNA (guanosine(46)-N7)-methyltransferase TrmB has product MRLRNKPWAKDHLLQYPQFAIQNPENNQGKWHEVFGNKNPIHIEVGTGKGNFITEMAREHPHINYIGIEVYESVIVSALDKLIEADLPNVKIINANAVDLAEYFAKGDIERVYLNFSDPWPKNRHEKRRLTYQSFLQLYENLLVDGGEIHFKTDNQSLFEYSLMSFSKYDLQLTYVSLDLHKSDFKGNIMTEYEQKFSSKGQRIYRCEVKYS; this is encoded by the coding sequence ATGCGTTTACGTAATAAACCTTGGGCAAAAGACCACCTACTTCAATATCCTCAATTTGCAATACAAAACCCTGAGAATAATCAAGGGAAATGGCATGAGGTTTTTGGAAATAAGAATCCAATTCATATTGAAGTAGGAACAGGAAAAGGGAATTTTATTACAGAAATGGCGAGAGAACATCCACATATAAATTATATTGGGATCGAGGTCTATGAAAGTGTAATCGTGTCAGCACTTGATAAGCTAATTGAGGCTGATCTTCCAAATGTTAAAATAATTAATGCAAATGCAGTTGATTTAGCAGAGTATTTTGCTAAAGGTGATATTGAAAGGGTTTATTTGAATTTCTCTGATCCATGGCCAAAAAATCGACATGAGAAACGTAGATTAACATACCAGTCATTTCTACAATTATATGAAAATTTATTAGTTGACGGTGGAGAAATTCATTTTAAAACAGATAATCAGTCATTATTCGAGTATTCATTAATGAGCTTTTCAAAATATGACCTGCAGCTAACTTATGTTAGTTTGGACCTTCATAAAAGTGACTTTAAAGGCAATATAATGACTGAATATGAACAAAAATTTTCATCTAAAGGACAAAGAATTTACCGATGTGAAGTGAAATATTCGTGA
- a CDS encoding YtnP family quorum-quenching lactonase, producing the protein MEQLRLGNFTLTWLNGGVTHLDGGAMFGVVPRPLWSKKYAVNDLNQIELRTDPILIQYEQNNYLIESGIGNNKLTSKQLRNFGVIEESSIDQSLAKLNLSTADIDFVLMTHMHFDHACGLTKWEDDKLMPTFPNAQIITSEVEWHEMKHPNIRSKNTYWENNWVPIETQIRTFTDEIELVKGLKMIHTGGHSDGHSIIVIEEGDEMLLHMADLMPTHAHQNPLWVMAYDDYPMNSIEQKQEWMQFGMKKGAWYSFYHDALYRAIKWDEVGEVISTIKREK; encoded by the coding sequence ATGGAGCAATTACGTCTTGGGAATTTTACATTAACATGGTTAAATGGTGGGGTAACTCATTTGGATGGTGGAGCTATGTTTGGCGTAGTACCAAGGCCTCTTTGGTCAAAGAAATACGCCGTAAATGACTTAAATCAAATTGAACTAAGGACTGATCCGATTTTAATACAATATGAACAAAATAACTACTTAATAGAGTCTGGGATCGGGAACAATAAATTAACGAGTAAACAATTACGTAATTTTGGAGTAATTGAAGAGTCGTCAATAGATCAATCCTTAGCAAAGCTAAATTTATCAACAGCCGATATTGATTTTGTATTAATGACGCATATGCATTTTGATCATGCTTGTGGTTTAACAAAATGGGAAGACGATAAGCTTATGCCTACATTCCCAAATGCACAAATTATTACATCTGAGGTTGAATGGCATGAAATGAAACATCCTAATATACGTTCAAAAAACACATATTGGGAAAACAATTGGGTTCCCATAGAAACACAGATTAGAACATTTACTGATGAAATTGAACTCGTCAAAGGCTTGAAGATGATTCATACTGGTGGTCATAGTGATGGCCATTCAATTATTGTCATTGAAGAGGGAGATGAAATGTTATTACATATGGCAGACTTAATGCCAACACATGCACATCAAAACCCATTATGGGTAATGGCATACGATGACTATCCAATGAATTCTATTGAACAAAAACAGGAATGGATGCAGTTTGGAATGAAAAAGGGAGCATGGTATAGCTTTTACCATGATGCATTATATCGAGCGATAAAATGGGATGAAGTGGGAGAAGTTATTTCTACAATTAAAAGAGAGAAATGA
- a CDS encoding thioredoxin family protein, translating to MQKLESVQQYNEVIQNDKVILMFSADWCPDCRVIEPVLPEIMEKYNTYSFYYVDRDKFVDLCVELNIFGIPSFLAFHNGEEVGRFVSKDRKTKEEIEQFINEL from the coding sequence ATGCAAAAGTTAGAAAGTGTACAGCAGTATAATGAGGTTATTCAAAATGATAAAGTGATTCTCATGTTTTCCGCAGACTGGTGTCCTGATTGTCGAGTAATCGAACCTGTTCTTCCAGAAATTATGGAGAAATATAATACTTACTCATTTTATTATGTAGATCGGGACAAGTTTGTAGATTTATGTGTGGAACTAAATATATTTGGTATTCCTAGCTTTCTTGCATTTCACAACGGTGAAGAAGTTGGTCGGTTTGTAAGTAAAGATAGAAAAACAAAAGAAGAGATTGAGCAGTTTATTAATGAGTTGTAA